From Arthrobacter citreus, one genomic window encodes:
- a CDS encoding S8 family serine peptidase has translation MKRLIKSTAVLALGTGVLFNAFPITQHQPIAKAAAQSSIEEVLAKLTPEQRQALKKLEVTSQEGLQLPSSVDLQSSKNLSVIVEFKEKPAKVAVLEEAADGNSLSLDDAKQQANDAQETFKNDLQTIYKDDLKENKNLYKIKRTYKNTLNGVAIDLPANKVKSLLKSKAVKAVWPNNVIKVEPDKTTERTESEQGSTTKMETEVFPGVSKLHAEGFTGKGIKVGVIDTGIDYNHPDLTDAYKGYRAQPGVDPKTINPSSVKGWDFVDNDADPMETTYDDWKKSGLAEKDPTTGEAFYTEHGTHVSGIIAGRGKNNTDYAVTGVAPEADLYVYRVLGKFGSGTTENVLGGIDKSVADGMDVINLSLGSSTNDPENIESIALNNAVLSGVTAIVAAGNSGDGMYSLGAPGAAALPITVGANDTKTVIETSKGTLHGTSDFAADLKLLGKGFNDNIASLKGKSLPVVLVPSIGADSDYNNIDVNGKIAIVNRGQTALADKITIAQKHGAAAVIMIDNVPGEGFIPTYLGGSYGFIPTFSMSYEQGQDLISKLGTGTPTISFDEMGQVTNPGNTLASFSSRGPARITYDIKPEVTAPGVSVFSTVPSYMHGADQIGNYKYAYDNLSGTSMATPNVAGVAALLKQANPNLTPAQVKETLMNTADPLNGDYSVFETGAGQVDPYEAIHSKTRIEVVDETKGTTDKNGNLKTVKDLTGALAFGVFAPAGQNISDSRTLNIYNNSNQAKTYDVKVSYQADRRGSLDADDNGVMVVTDKSIKVGANSKKKSSVAITVPKSAKLGIYEGFVTYTNHDNPDETFQLPFAIKTVEEGINPISFTPQAFTQVFDSSFAGQLVYTNAIMSIKSHMRSFDVVLEDGKTGKELGYIGSMDGLGMDENKVYTINKIFNGLYYKATGNDEKPFAYDPDLAKPGVYKIKIIGTNDAGKTFAQEAPIYFDNTAPKLTVNAPEVVEYKNGQSSVTITGSVYDKETEEMQKLGMNFNQGSTKVYYQDYLGGRAVAVPVNPDGTFTATIPTNATRGMELNFYAIDAATNKTFKEGRDIFVTRDDATYGYMQPEKRTLKMGETGNATLMLNKASDVKQVTYTFEHYTNVADMNIKVNPSVADKVNVTVKDDVVYGPAFLNRATVTITTKDGVTPLSGDLKLADVAFKMSNEYNTYPAVFQAKLNTTVTNNNNTTNTVVSGNPGIFYQDSSTSLLRGSNAAEAFIAPDGGPIGGLDYSKLGIKVTATSSEGKVYEGLIDTTTLLSTRSFIIPNLPLTDDTFELEFNVPGHFTVHKDFTIGFHDENGNVTPQNRYITLNPAYAGDVNKDDVIDVMDALYLQTYWGTNKRAADINDDGVVDEKDLAFVEKNYLMQNPTINYAPTPKKKYKSQTLETVKSALGVK, from the coding sequence ATGAAACGTTTAATCAAAAGTACTGCAGTTTTGGCTTTAGGTACTGGTGTTTTATTTAATGCATTTCCAATCACACAACACCAGCCAATTGCAAAAGCTGCAGCACAATCTTCTATTGAAGAAGTACTTGCTAAACTTACACCAGAACAACGTCAAGCTTTAAAGAAATTAGAGGTGACGAGTCAAGAAGGTTTACAATTACCTTCTTCAGTCGATTTACAAAGTTCAAAAAATCTTTCAGTAATTGTCGAGTTTAAAGAAAAACCAGCAAAAGTAGCTGTTTTAGAAGAAGCTGCGGATGGTAATAGCTTATCGCTAGACGATGCAAAGCAACAAGCAAATGATGCGCAAGAAACCTTTAAAAACGATTTACAAACAATTTATAAAGACGATTTAAAAGAAAATAAAAATCTTTACAAAATTAAGCGAACATACAAAAACACATTAAATGGTGTTGCAATCGACTTACCAGCGAATAAAGTTAAGTCATTATTAAAGTCGAAAGCTGTTAAAGCTGTTTGGCCAAATAATGTGATTAAAGTTGAGCCAGATAAAACAACTGAAAGAACTGAAAGTGAGCAAGGCTCGACAACGAAAATGGAAACTGAAGTGTTTCCTGGTGTTAGTAAATTACACGCAGAAGGATTTACAGGAAAAGGTATTAAAGTAGGGGTTATCGATACAGGTATCGATTATAATCATCCAGATTTAACAGATGCCTATAAAGGGTATCGTGCGCAACCTGGTGTTGATCCAAAAACGATTAATCCAAGCTCAGTAAAAGGTTGGGATTTTGTTGACAACGATGCGGACCCAATGGAGACAACATATGATGATTGGAAAAAATCAGGATTAGCTGAAAAGGATCCTACGACTGGAGAAGCATTCTACACAGAACATGGAACGCATGTTTCAGGAATTATCGCTGGTCGAGGTAAAAACAATACAGATTATGCAGTAACAGGTGTTGCACCAGAAGCCGATTTATACGTATATCGCGTATTAGGTAAATTTGGATCAGGTACAACAGAAAATGTTTTAGGTGGCATTGATAAATCTGTAGCTGACGGTATGGATGTTATTAATTTATCGTTAGGTAGCAGTACGAACGATCCAGAAAATATAGAAAGTATTGCATTAAATAACGCGGTCTTATCTGGTGTTACGGCAATTGTAGCTGCTGGTAACTCAGGTGATGGCATGTATTCATTAGGTGCGCCAGGTGCAGCAGCTTTACCAATTACAGTAGGTGCTAACGATACAAAAACTGTTATTGAAACTTCAAAAGGTACGTTACATGGCACTTCAGATTTTGCAGCAGACTTAAAATTATTAGGTAAAGGTTTTAATGATAATATAGCAAGTTTAAAAGGTAAAAGCTTACCAGTTGTTTTAGTACCAAGTATTGGTGCAGATTCTGATTATAATAATATTGATGTGAATGGGAAAATTGCGATTGTGAACCGTGGTCAAACTGCACTTGCAGATAAAATCACAATTGCTCAAAAACACGGTGCTGCGGCAGTTATTATGATTGATAACGTACCTGGTGAAGGTTTTATTCCAACGTATTTAGGTGGCAGCTATGGATTCATTCCAACGTTCTCAATGTCATATGAACAAGGGCAAGACTTAATTTCGAAACTTGGTACAGGTACACCAACAATCTCATTCGATGAAATGGGACAAGTAACGAATCCAGGAAATACATTAGCATCATTCAGTTCACGTGGACCAGCTCGTATCACATATGATATTAAACCTGAAGTAACGGCACCAGGTGTTTCTGTATTCTCAACGGTGCCATCTTACATGCACGGTGCAGATCAAATTGGTAACTATAAATATGCTTATGATAATTTATCAGGTACATCTATGGCTACACCAAACGTAGCAGGTGTTGCAGCTTTATTAAAACAAGCAAATCCAAACTTAACTCCGGCTCAAGTGAAAGAAACATTAATGAACACGGCCGATCCATTAAATGGGGATTATAGTGTGTTTGAAACGGGTGCAGGACAAGTTGATCCTTATGAAGCAATCCATTCTAAGACTCGAATTGAAGTAGTGGATGAAACAAAAGGTACAACAGATAAAAATGGAAATCTTAAAACAGTTAAAGACTTAACAGGCGCACTTGCATTTGGCGTTTTCGCACCAGCAGGACAAAATATTAGTGATTCGCGCACACTTAATATCTACAACAATAGTAATCAAGCAAAAACATATGATGTAAAAGTTTCGTACCAAGCAGATCGCAGAGGATCATTAGATGCTGACGACAACGGCGTGATGGTCGTGACAGATAAGTCGATTAAAGTTGGGGCAAATTCGAAAAAGAAATCATCTGTCGCAATTACTGTGCCAAAATCAGCAAAATTAGGGATTTATGAAGGATTTGTAACGTACACAAATCACGATAATCCAGATGAGACATTCCAATTGCCTTTCGCGATTAAAACAGTCGAAGAAGGAATAAATCCAATTTCATTTACACCACAAGCATTTACACAAGTATTTGATTCTTCATTTGCTGGTCAGTTAGTCTATACAAATGCAATTATGAGTATCAAATCTCATATGCGTTCATTTGATGTGGTCCTTGAAGATGGAAAAACAGGGAAAGAATTAGGGTATATCGGTTCGATGGATGGACTTGGAATGGATGAAAATAAGGTATATACTATCAACAAAATATTTAATGGCTTATATTACAAAGCTACGGGTAATGATGAAAAACCATTTGCGTATGATCCTGATTTAGCGAAGCCAGGAGTTTATAAGATTAAAATAATTGGTACAAATGATGCAGGTAAAACATTTGCTCAAGAAGCACCAATTTATTTCGATAACACAGCTCCTAAATTAACAGTGAACGCTCCAGAAGTCGTTGAATATAAAAATGGACAATCTAGTGTAACAATTACTGGATCAGTTTATGATAAAGAAACAGAAGAAATGCAAAAACTTGGCATGAACTTTAATCAAGGAAGCACAAAAGTGTATTATCAAGACTATTTAGGTGGAAGAGCGGTTGCAGTACCTGTAAATCCAGACGGTACATTTACAGCTACTATTCCAACAAATGCAACAAGAGGGATGGAACTTAATTTCTATGCAATCGATGCGGCAACGAATAAAACTTTTAAAGAAGGTAGAGACATCTTTGTGACACGTGATGATGCTACGTATGGTTATATGCAACCTGAAAAACGTACACTAAAAATGGGTGAAACAGGGAATGCCACTTTAATGTTAAATAAAGCTAGTGATGTAAAACAAGTTACTTATACATTCGAGCATTATACAAATGTTGCTGATATGAATATTAAGGTCAATCCAAGTGTAGCAGATAAAGTAAATGTTACTGTGAAGGATGATGTTGTTTATGGACCAGCTTTTCTAAATAGAGCGACCGTAACAATTACAACTAAAGATGGAGTTACGCCATTATCAGGCGATTTAAAACTTGCAGATGTAGCATTTAAGATGAGTAATGAATATAATACTTATCCTGCTGTATTCCAAGCGAAATTAAACACAACGGTAACGAATAATAATAACACAACAAATACGGTAGTAAGCGGAAATCCGGGCATTTTTTATCAAGATTCTAGTACTTCACTACTTCGAGGTAGTAATGCTGCTGAAGCATTTATAGCTCCGGATGGTGGCCCAATTGGAGGGCTTGATTATTCGAAATTAGGAATAAAAGTAACAGCAACAAGTTCAGAAGGTAAAGTATATGAGGGTCTAATAGATACTACAACGTTACTTTCTACAAGATCGTTTATAATTCCAAATTTACCATTAACGGATGACACGTTCGAGCTTGAATTCAATGTACCTGGGCATTTTACAGTACACAAAGACTTTACAATTG
- a CDS encoding helix-turn-helix transcriptional regulator, with the protein MIEGKIIKFYRQLRNITQSELGEGICSTTHISKIERGITEVSDHTITLLAERLDINMQKEIQTYMSLDTLLKEWLQSIIMKITIKAERLKDQIEAIPLIKLSNFVQFYTLILAKYYLFTNNKKLVEKKLKKIDHFKNLSAFEENLHLHNKAIYELYFNRNFVEAISLLKDIKENDYNKEFHFELAHAYHWINSNVLAYKHAIKALQFFTETQCFSRVIATENLMLILISETDNSNISGDEYHRLIEMSLQYGQNDQIGISYHNFAYHKLREKRYMEASEYFMKASNLFDKETKPHYYLFSFEGYLNSMAKGKLLSNKELLTLVEEGLYIAQKSDAQMWIHIFTLHKFNLLNLKDEYFHYLETKLLPFFNVVGINEAIKQYQMKLFNYYLEKQDEKKANLLAQTIINKLQNYDHFV; encoded by the coding sequence TTGATTGAGGGAAAAATTATAAAATTTTATAGACAACTTAGAAACATTACACAATCTGAACTAGGTGAAGGAATTTGTTCTACAACTCACATTAGTAAAATTGAGAGAGGGATAACGGAGGTTTCTGATCATACCATTACCTTATTAGCTGAAAGACTTGATATTAATATGCAAAAAGAAATACAAACATATATGAGTTTAGATACACTACTAAAAGAATGGCTACAGTCCATTATCATGAAGATAACAATAAAAGCAGAACGTTTAAAAGATCAAATCGAAGCAATCCCACTTATAAAATTATCTAATTTCGTTCAATTCTATACACTGATACTTGCAAAATACTATTTATTTACAAATAACAAAAAATTAGTGGAAAAAAAACTAAAAAAAATAGATCATTTCAAAAATTTAAGCGCATTTGAAGAAAACCTTCACCTTCATAATAAGGCAATCTATGAACTTTATTTTAATAGAAATTTCGTAGAAGCAATATCACTACTCAAAGATATTAAAGAAAACGATTATAATAAAGAGTTTCATTTTGAACTAGCACATGCTTATCATTGGATAAATTCAAATGTTTTAGCTTATAAACATGCCATTAAAGCATTACAATTTTTTACTGAAACTCAATGTTTTTCTCGAGTTATCGCCACTGAAAACCTTATGTTAATTCTAATAAGTGAAACTGATAATAGTAATATAAGCGGTGATGAGTATCACCGTCTAATTGAAATGTCATTACAATACGGTCAAAATGACCAAATAGGTATTTCTTATCATAATTTTGCTTATCATAAGCTACGAGAAAAAAGATATATGGAAGCAAGCGAGTATTTTATGAAAGCAAGTAATCTTTTTGATAAAGAAACAAAACCCCATTATTATTTGTTTTCTTTTGAAGGATATCTTAATTCAATGGCAAAAGGAAAATTATTATCAAACAAGGAATTACTCACACTAGTAGAAGAAGGATTATATATCGCACAAAAAAGCGACGCACAAATGTGGATACATATTTTTACGCTTCACAAGTTTAACCTACTAAACTTAAAAGACGAATATTTTCACTACCTAGAAACTAAATTATTACCATTTTTTAATGTGGTGGGGATTAATGAAGCAATAAAGCAATATCAAATGAAATTATTTAACTATTACTTGGAGAAGCAAGATGAAAAAAAGGCAAACTTACTTGCCCAAACTATAATAAATAAACTTCAGAATTATGATCACTTTGTATGA
- the ltrA gene encoding group II intron reverse transcriptase/maturase, whose translation MNTSERVSAHASYTNWNSVNWNEIQKYVTKLRQRIYRAEQLKQQRKVRKLQRLLLRSEANLLLSIRKVTQQNKGKRTSGVDGYTALHADRRNELYRQLKQQNIFQHRPRPAKRTYIAKKNGKLRPLGIPTIKDRVYQNMVKKALEPQWEARFEPSSYGFRPKRSTHDAISNIFNKINTNSKKKWIFEGDFKSCFDRLSHEWIEKQTSRFSGKALIKRWLKMGYVDHNVFSKTQEGTPQGSIVSPLLANIALHGMEEKLGILYRKTYKSNGSYAIHPKCKIALVKYADDFVVLTETKEQAQSVYVRLQPYLINRGLELSNEKTKITHIEDGFNFLGFSVRQYKTWQGNKLLIKPSKESIKKAKEKIRDTFRIMKGQPVRELIKVLNPIIRGYGQYWKHVVSKKSFGVIANYVFHKTCKYLRQLHPKKSWKWIRKRYFRKPHHGGYNSWILTCPITNIQLLHMPWIKIKRHVMVLYKNSPDDPDLKEYWEKRDRKVFDTENTLDRIKLARKQGYRCALCKQPLQNGEKVTARNLEVPTGEVTKLVHILCVR comes from the coding sequence ATGAATACCTCAGAACGAGTGTCGGCGCACGCCTCGTATACAAATTGGAATTCAGTAAACTGGAATGAAATTCAAAAGTATGTGACGAAGCTACGACAAAGAATTTATCGTGCCGAACAACTCAAACAACAAAGGAAAGTACGAAAACTTCAACGACTACTCCTACGGAGTGAAGCGAACCTACTGTTGTCTATTCGAAAAGTGACACAACAGAATAAAGGTAAACGCACCTCTGGCGTAGATGGTTATACAGCACTGCACGCCGACAGACGTAATGAATTATATCGTCAACTAAAACAGCAAAACATATTTCAACATCGTCCAAGACCGGCGAAACGAACTTATATTGCGAAGAAAAATGGAAAGCTAAGACCACTTGGTATTCCGACTATTAAAGATAGAGTCTATCAAAATATGGTAAAAAAAGCATTGGAACCTCAATGGGAAGCAAGATTTGAACCGTCCTCATATGGGTTCCGTCCAAAGCGAAGCACCCATGATGCGATTAGCAACATCTTTAACAAGATTAACACCAATAGTAAGAAAAAATGGATTTTTGAAGGGGACTTTAAGAGTTGTTTTGATCGTTTGAGTCATGAATGGATAGAGAAACAAACCTCTCGGTTTTCAGGAAAAGCACTCATTAAAAGATGGTTGAAGATGGGATATGTAGATCACAATGTGTTCTCCAAAACACAGGAAGGTACTCCCCAAGGAAGTATCGTATCTCCTCTTTTAGCAAATATAGCACTTCACGGAATGGAAGAAAAACTTGGTATTTTATATCGTAAAACATATAAATCTAATGGAAGTTACGCTATCCATCCCAAGTGCAAGATAGCTCTGGTTAAGTATGCAGATGATTTCGTTGTATTAACAGAAACTAAGGAACAAGCACAGTCCGTATACGTAAGACTACAACCTTACCTTATTAATAGAGGTCTCGAACTAAGTAATGAGAAAACTAAGATCACTCATATCGAAGATGGTTTTAACTTTCTCGGATTTTCAGTTCGACAGTATAAAACATGGCAAGGGAACAAGCTACTAATTAAACCAAGTAAAGAGAGCATTAAGAAAGCCAAAGAGAAGATACGAGATACGTTTCGAATAATGAAGGGGCAACCAGTCCGAGAACTTATCAAAGTGTTAAATCCCATTATCAGAGGCTACGGACAATACTGGAAGCATGTGGTTTCGAAGAAATCTTTTGGTGTGATAGCAAACTACGTATTCCATAAAACCTGTAAATATTTGAGGCAACTCCATCCTAAGAAATCTTGGAAATGGATAAGGAAAAGATATTTCAGAAAACCACATCATGGAGGATATAACTCATGGATTTTAACTTGCCCTATAACAAATATTCAACTTTTACATATGCCTTGGATTAAAATTAAACGGCATGTGATGGTGTTATACAAAAACAGTCCAGATGATCCTGACCTTAAAGAGTACTGGGAAAAACGAGACCGAAAGGTTTTCGATACAGAAAATACTCTGGACAGAATCAAACTCGCAAGAAAACAAGGGTATCGTTGTGCATTATGCAAGCAACCTCTACAAAACGGTGAAAAAGTTACTGCACGGAATTTAGAAGTTCCCACAGGTGAAGTTACTAAGCTGGTACATATACTTTGCGTTAGATAA
- a CDS encoding transposase — protein sequence MVGVHLLNPEYGYSRMTDSLIEKSYRINHKKVYRLMKEMKIQSFIRKKRKRHGKTSSVIYIIDLRENLGLQDLIKKWLRIFPMFRMVNNFIIYQSFKIYLIMKL from the coding sequence ATGGTAGGTGTTCATCTACTTAATCCAGAGTATGGATATTCACGTATGACTGACAGTTTAATAGAAAAATCCTATAGGATTAATCATAAAAAAGTCTATCGCCTGATGAAGGAAATGAAGATTCAATCATTCATTCGAAAGAAAAGAAAACGACATGGAAAGACTTCTTCAGTTATCTACATAATCGACTTAAGAGAAAATTTAGGGCTACAGGACCTAATCAAAAAATGGTTACGGATATTCCCTATGTTTCGGATGGTAAACAATTTTATTATTTATCAGTCATTCAAAATCTATTTAATAATGAAATTGTAG
- a CDS encoding nucleotidyltransferase encodes MNKERLYEKLNDYKRASARLNEATKIQLEDDIVYDGVIQRFEFTFELSWKLMKMFLEYTGITEIKSPRTTIKEAFTYGLIEDGEQWIDMMVDRNKTSHLYDEEEAKLIYEKVKSKYSHLLSNLCDKVETEVTKIK; translated from the coding sequence ATGAACAAGGAAAGGCTTTACGAGAAGCTTAATGATTACAAACGTGCGAGTGCTAGGCTTAATGAAGCAACAAAGATTCAACTGGAGGATGATATTGTGTACGACGGTGTCATTCAACGATTTGAATTCACATTCGAATTAAGTTGGAAACTTATGAAAATGTTTTTAGAATATACAGGGATCACTGAAATTAAAAGTCCTAGGACAACGATAAAAGAAGCATTTACATACGGTTTAATTGAAGACGGAGAACAATGGATTGATATGATGGTAGACCGCAATAAAACATCTCATCTTTATGATGAAGAAGAAGCTAAACTAATTTATGAAAAAGTTAAGAGTAAATATAGTCATCTTTTGTCTAACCTATGTGATAAGGTAGAAACAGAAGTGACAAAGATAAAGTAA
- a CDS encoding nucleotidyltransferase domain-containing protein, whose protein sequence is MKDQIEKIVLFGSRARGDYHKTSDIDIAIFTRNSSHTQQNIIEHAISQLSTPLKIDVVFMDRLTKEKLIFNIRKEGVVIYEQGKALREA, encoded by the coding sequence ATGAAGGATCAAATAGAAAAAATTGTTTTATTTGGTTCAAGAGCAAGAGGAGATTACCATAAAACTTCTGACATTGATATAGCTATTTTTACAAGAAATAGTTCACATACCCAACAAAACATAATAGAGCATGCTATAAGTCAACTGTCCACTCCTTTAAAAATTGATGTTGTTTTTATGGATCGTCTAACTAAAGAAAAACTGATTTTTAATATTAGAAAAGAAGGTGTGGTAATATATGAACAAGGAAAGGCTTTACGAGAAGCTTAA
- a CDS encoding helix-turn-helix domain-containing protein, with the protein MPISEKTLFVLKETLQKNPNKNMILNFLKNMEEDEVIDLFKALTSIRESGIEQIADRKMMTVEETAELFGVTNQAVYKWIKKEKIKYVNTSPVEGGRGYLIPKDQFENKLLFN; encoded by the coding sequence ATGCCAATTTCAGAAAAAACACTTTTCGTTTTGAAGGAAACTCTTCAAAAAAATCCAAACAAAAATATGATACTTAACTTTCTCAAAAATATGGAAGAAGACGAGGTTATTGATTTATTTAAAGCATTAACTTCAATTAGAGAATCTGGTATAGAACAAATTGCAGATAGAAAAATGATGACAGTTGAGGAAACAGCTGAACTATTCGGCGTGACAAACCAAGCTGTTTATAAATGGATTAAAAAAGAAAAGATCAAATACGTGAATACTTCTCCTGTAGAAGGGGGCAGAGGTTATTTAATTCCTAAAGACCAATTTGAAAACAAATTACTATTCAATTAG
- a CDS encoding sigma-54-dependent Fis family transcriptional regulator — protein sequence MEDSYIVKSPISMKLFEMVKRVSNFPTTILIEGEVGSGKKLIAERIHSLSDRCNMPFVKINCGSFTDHESDPDLFGTDHTSVPVVKRNPSLIEAADQGTLFLEEVGELSLKLQVKLLRFLQDRENERIGGSWFKKLNIRIIASSTTSLAQLVKEKKFREDLYYRLNVAYFTVPPLRNRPEEILPLIDQYLRYFCKEYKIKRWFNNETLEILKSYTYPGNILELRNLVEILCVNSITEYIQPSDLPAYIDQKPVLAGSLDSQIGEFESLLIRQALDMDGSIRKAAVRLQISHATLIRKMQKWGIEK from the coding sequence TTGGAAGACTCCTATATAGTAAAAAGCCCTATCAGTATGAAATTATTTGAAATGGTCAAACGTGTATCCAATTTTCCGACAACCATTTTAATTGAGGGTGAAGTCGGATCAGGAAAGAAACTGATTGCAGAACGAATTCATAGTTTAAGTGATCGTTGTAATATGCCATTCGTTAAAATAAACTGTGGTTCGTTTACGGACCATGAATCCGATCCTGATCTATTTGGAACGGACCACACATCTGTACCTGTTGTTAAGAGAAACCCAAGTTTGATAGAGGCAGCGGATCAGGGGACACTTTTTCTTGAAGAAGTAGGGGAATTAAGCCTGAAATTACAAGTTAAGTTACTACGGTTTTTACAAGATCGAGAAAACGAGAGGATCGGTGGAAGCTGGTTCAAAAAATTAAATATCCGTATTATCGCGAGTTCAACCACATCACTCGCCCAACTAGTCAAGGAAAAGAAATTTCGAGAGGATTTATATTATCGACTGAATGTCGCTTATTTTACTGTTCCTCCATTGCGTAATCGTCCCGAAGAAATCTTACCATTAATCGATCAGTACCTTCGTTATTTCTGTAAGGAATACAAAATAAAGAGGTGGTTCAATAATGAAACATTAGAAATATTAAAATCTTATACCTACCCAGGTAATATCCTTGAACTGAGGAATTTAGTTGAAATTCTTTGCGTTAATTCCATTACGGAATATATTCAGCCCTCTGACCTTCCTGCCTATATTGATCAGAAGCCTGTGTTGGCAGGTTCATTGGATTCACAAATTGGTGAGTTTGAAAGTCTACTGATTAGACAAGCACTTGATATGGACGGGAGTATTCGCAAAGCCGCTGTGCGTTTGCAAATTAGTCATGCAACCTTAATACGGAAAATGCAAAAATGGGGGATTGAAAAGTAG
- a CDS encoding glutamine synthetase: protein MSLNDNSNIARARYIPAQKFLEMGANGRISFPSVLFSMDTSEQVQTKVGAGFNGGFPSWEIKPDFSTFGPLPYKSGMARLIGDLYNSEGTPIETAPRYVLRRVLEEYKKSGLSVYGAFEYEFYAFKETENGLEPSWKGLHCFSETKQSQVEDIFVSLLKGLAEMGAGPEVANTEYGSGQFEVTHSPFWNLEIADMAFYYRTSIKEILHDKGYKATFMSKPVNDLSGSGAHLNLSLHDEKARNLFADESAPDGLSDLCRWFIGGQQRHARSLCALVNPTINSYKRMKPYSFAPSTNTWGYEHRGAMIRIPNNRGKDTRLEHRLPGADTNSYTALAAILAAGLDGIHNKIEPAQPLQNQDAYNSDSPPLPRSLWEALNDLTKDSFFKETLGESFINDYLTLRQAELDRYMFHVTDWELKEYLDIF, encoded by the coding sequence ATGTCTCTGAATGATAACTCTAATATCGCACGTGCGCGCTATATTCCTGCACAAAAGTTTTTGGAGATGGGAGCAAATGGACGTATTTCCTTTCCGTCCGTGCTATTTTCCATGGATACCTCTGAACAAGTACAAACAAAAGTGGGAGCAGGATTTAACGGGGGATTCCCAAGTTGGGAAATCAAGCCGGATTTTTCGACGTTTGGTCCCCTCCCTTATAAATCTGGAATGGCACGTCTAATTGGAGATCTTTACAACAGTGAAGGAACACCTATAGAAACAGCTCCCCGCTATGTGTTGAGGCGAGTTCTCGAGGAGTATAAAAAATCTGGATTGAGTGTCTATGGAGCGTTTGAGTACGAATTTTACGCTTTTAAAGAGACTGAAAATGGGCTTGAGCCTTCTTGGAAAGGATTACACTGCTTTTCAGAAACAAAACAATCTCAAGTGGAAGATATTTTTGTTTCGTTACTGAAAGGCCTTGCTGAAATGGGAGCAGGTCCAGAAGTAGCGAATACTGAGTATGGTTCTGGTCAATTTGAAGTAACCCATTCCCCATTTTGGAATTTAGAAATTGCCGATATGGCTTTTTATTATCGGACAAGCATAAAAGAAATCCTCCACGATAAAGGCTATAAAGCAACGTTCATGAGTAAGCCCGTCAATGATTTGAGTGGTAGTGGTGCTCATTTAAACTTATCGCTTCATGATGAAAAAGCTAGGAACTTATTTGCAGATGAGTCTGCACCGGATGGATTGTCTGATTTGTGCCGCTGGTTTATCGGCGGGCAACAGCGACATGCCAGGTCCTTATGTGCACTCGTCAATCCAACAATAAATAGTTACAAACGGATGAAGCCGTACTCATTTGCACCATCGACGAACACCTGGGGATATGAGCATCGCGGTGCCATGATTCGTATACCTAATAATCGGGGCAAGGATACACGGTTGGAACACCGATTGCCCGGTGCAGACACAAATTCATATACAGCTCTGGCCGCTATTCTGGCGGCAGGATTAGACGGTATTCACAATAAGATTGAACCAGCTCAACCGCTGCAAAATCAGGATGCCTACAATTCAGATTCCCCCCCACTTCCAAGGTCATTATGGGAGGCTCTGAATGATTTAACAAAAGATTCTTTTTTCAAAGAAACGCTCGGCGAGTCATTTATCAATGACTATCTTACGTTGAGGCAGGCAGAACTCGATCGTTACATGTTTCATGTAACTGACTGGGAATTAAAGGAGTATCTCGATATTTTCTAA